A single genomic interval of bacterium harbors:
- a CDS encoding inositol monophosphatase family protein, with protein MNTPHEIDPARLLEIVVLAVRTAGDHANANRHRRMDTMMVAAHDVKLQLDLECQNIIWSLVRKHFPQHAILAEESADKGQPADDPHQSPYTWIIDPIDGTVNFSHGLPWWCCSVAVTYQGQTVAAAVYSPATHELFTAARGGTACCNGLPLAVAGTKALRDSMVLTGLDQKSTELPQRLSRFQAISDAVQKTRVIGAAALDMCRVAAGQADGYFEAGIYTWDVAAAGLIVELAGGRVEILDNPSPHRLVYMATNGHIHDELKALINGLDCKRKT; from the coding sequence ATGAATACTCCGCACGAAATCGACCCGGCCCGACTCCTTGAAATCGTTGTTCTGGCTGTACGGACCGCAGGCGATCATGCCAACGCCAACCGGCATCGCAGGATGGACACAATGATGGTGGCGGCCCATGACGTGAAGCTACAGCTCGACCTGGAATGTCAGAACATCATCTGGAGCCTCGTCCGCAAACATTTCCCGCAGCATGCCATCCTGGCGGAAGAAAGCGCCGATAAAGGACAACCGGCGGATGACCCCCACCAGTCTCCCTATACCTGGATCATTGACCCGATCGACGGAACGGTGAATTTTTCACACGGCCTGCCCTGGTGGTGCTGTTCGGTGGCCGTAACCTATCAGGGCCAGACCGTGGCGGCGGCCGTCTATTCCCCCGCCACCCATGAGCTGTTCACGGCCGCCCGTGGCGGGACCGCCTGCTGCAACGGTCTTCCCCTCGCCGTCGCCGGGACCAAGGCACTCCGGGACTCCATGGTGCTGACCGGCCTGGATCAGAAGTCCACGGAACTCCCTCAGCGCTTGTCGCGTTTTCAGGCCATTTCAGACGCGGTTCAAAAAACACGCGTCATCGGGGCCGCCGCATTGGATATGTGCCGCGTGGCCGCCGGCCAGGCGGATGGCTATTTTGAAGCGGGCATCTACACCTGGGATGTGGCCGCGGCCGGCCTGATCGTTGAACTCGCAGGCGGGCGCGTTGAAATTCTGGACAACCCCTCCCCCCATCGCCTCGTCTATATGGCCACCAATGGCCACATCCACGACGAATTAAAAGCCCTGATTAACGGACTGGATTGCAAACGGAAAACCTGA
- a CDS encoding trypsin-like peptidase domain-containing protein encodes MSFRTPLIHHTIRALVLSIMLGLPLTSLAGIDRQRQSVAKIYVTVQQEDFRQPWQSSPPMSGNGSGFIIKGKRLMTNAHVVSDARFIEVQREGDTRKFPAHVRFIAHDCDIAVLEVNDEAFFEGTKPLTFGTTLPSLNDAVIVLGYPMGGGRLSLTKGVVSRIDYNLYAHSSIDSHLVMQVDAAINPGNSGGPVLFDNKVIGIAFQGIEASQNIGYTIPLPVIEHFLKDIDDGTYDGYPELGVDHLRTENPALRVNLGLPNGSSGVVVANVDPYGAAAGLLKPRDVLLAIDGHPIANDGSVRLDNNTVEYTEFVERKQCTESINFTIWREDQTLAIVVPLRRKPDPFIFRQTYDQKPEYFIAGGLIFSPLSRGYLATLGTELNTPPAQHLLYTARYAKLDNLIKDRSQFVLLTGRLPHPVNTYCTSHFNQILASVNGQLIRSIGDLPEALKKPVQGFHVFRFEGQDDPLIMDAGQAAKADSEILTHYSIPSLSRILPAQEAK; translated from the coding sequence ATGAGTTTTAGAACACCTTTGATTCATCACACGATCCGGGCCCTGGTGCTGAGCATCATGCTGGGGCTCCCTTTGACCAGCCTGGCAGGGATTGACCGTCAGCGCCAGTCCGTCGCCAAGATCTACGTCACTGTGCAGCAGGAGGATTTCCGCCAGCCCTGGCAGTCCAGCCCGCCGATGAGCGGCAATGGCTCGGGCTTCATTATCAAGGGAAAGCGCCTGATGACCAACGCCCACGTCGTCTCTGATGCCCGCTTCATTGAAGTCCAGCGCGAAGGCGACACCCGTAAATTTCCGGCGCACGTCCGGTTCATTGCCCACGACTGCGACATTGCCGTACTGGAAGTCAATGATGAAGCGTTCTTCGAAGGAACCAAACCCCTGACGTTCGGCACCACCCTCCCCAGCCTGAATGACGCCGTGATCGTGCTGGGCTACCCCATGGGGGGCGGCCGCCTGTCTCTCACCAAAGGCGTGGTTTCCCGCATTGACTACAACCTCTATGCGCACAGTTCCATCGACTCCCACCTGGTGATGCAGGTGGATGCGGCGATCAATCCCGGCAATAGCGGCGGACCGGTGCTCTTCGACAACAAAGTCATCGGGATCGCGTTCCAGGGCATCGAGGCCTCGCAAAACATCGGCTATACCATCCCGCTCCCGGTCATCGAGCACTTCCTCAAGGATATTGACGACGGGACCTACGATGGTTACCCGGAACTGGGCGTGGACCATCTCCGCACCGAAAACCCGGCCTTACGCGTGAACCTCGGGCTCCCTAACGGGAGCAGCGGGGTGGTCGTCGCCAATGTGGACCCTTATGGGGCGGCGGCGGGACTGCTTAAGCCCCGCGATGTACTGCTGGCCATTGACGGCCACCCCATTGCCAATGATGGTTCCGTCCGTCTGGATAACAACACGGTGGAATACACGGAGTTCGTGGAGCGCAAGCAATGCACCGAGAGCATCAATTTCACCATCTGGCGCGAGGATCAAACGCTCGCGATCGTGGTCCCCTTGAGGCGCAAGCCGGACCCGTTCATCTTCCGCCAAACCTATGACCAGAAGCCGGAGTACTTTATTGCCGGGGGCCTGATTTTCTCCCCCCTCAGCCGTGGCTATCTGGCCACACTGGGCACCGAACTCAATACCCCGCCGGCCCAGCACCTGCTTTACACCGCCCGCTACGCCAAACTCGACAACCTGATCAAGGATCGCAGTCAGTTCGTCCTGCTCACCGGACGCCTGCCCCACCCCGTCAACACCTATTGCACCAGTCACTTCAACCAGATTCTGGCCTCCGTCAATGGCCAGCTGATCCGTTCGATCGGTGACCTGCCTGAAGCCCTGAAAAAACCGGTTCAAGGCTTCCATGTCTTCCGCTTTGAAGGCCAGGATGACCCCCTGATCATGGATGCAGGGCAGGCCGCCAAAGCTGACTCTGAGATACTGACCCATTATAGCATCCCCTCCCTCTCCCGTATTCTCCCAGCCCAGGAGGCCAAATAA